From Carettochelys insculpta isolate YL-2023 chromosome 3, ASM3395843v1, whole genome shotgun sequence, a single genomic window includes:
- the CNPY3 gene encoding protein canopy homolog 3 yields MAEPGRAVRLLLLLPPLLLSPAPPGRAAADDTDWVRLPSKCEVCKYVAVELKSAFEETGKTKEVIDTKYGFLDGKGSGVKYTQSDIRLIEVTETICKRLLDYNLHKERTGSNRFAKGMSETFETLHNLVHKGVKVVMDIPYELWNETSAEVADLKKQCDVMVEEFEDVIEDWYRHHQKEDLAQFLCANHVLKGKDTSCLAERWTSKKGDVAMNGKKTPKKKSGKNKKAAEQKKRNKEEAEESESRQGPRPEEEENIQPKASLAHNPADEL; encoded by the exons ATGGCCGAGCCGGGCCGAGCCGTCcgcctgctcctgctgctcccgccgctgctgctgagcccggccccgcccggccGAGCCGCCGCCGACGACACCGACTGGGTGCGGCTGCCCAGCAAGTGCGAGG TGTGTAAATATGTGGCAGTAGAGCTGAAATCTGCCTTTGAGGAAACTGGGAAGACAAAAGAGGTGATAGACACAAAGTACGGCTTTCTAGATGGAAAGGGGTCAGGAGTCAAGTACACGCAATC GGATATCCGGCTGATCGAGGTGACTGAGACCATCTGCAAGAGACTCTTGGACTATAATCTACACAAGGAGAGAACTGGCAGTAACAGGTTTGCAAAG GGAATGTCGGAGACATTTGAAACCCTGCACAACCTGGTGCACAAGGGGGTGAAGGTGGTGATGGACATCCCCTACGAGCTGTGGAACGAGACCTCGGCCGAAGTGGCTGACCTCAAGAAGCAG TGTGATGTGATGGTGGAAGAATTTGAAGATGTGATTGAGGACTGGTACAGGCATCACCAGAAGGAAGACCTGGCTCAGTTTCTCTGTGCAAACCACGTGCTGAAGGGGAAAGACACGA gctgcctggcaGAGCGGTGGACCAGCAAGAAGGGGGATGTAGCAATGAACGGGAAGAAGACGCCGAAGAAGAAGAGTGGCAAGAACaagaaggcagcagagcagaagaaaagaaacaaggaGGAGGCTGAGGAGTCAGAGAGCCGCCAGGGTCCACGTCCCGAGGAGGAGGAGAATATCCAGCCAAAAGCCTCCCTCGCACACAATCCGGCTGATGAGCTGTAG